A window of Zingiber officinale cultivar Zhangliang chromosome 5A, Zo_v1.1, whole genome shotgun sequence contains these coding sequences:
- the LOC121979804 gene encoding GATA transcription factor 15-like, with protein sequence MESDIIENAPIYRPQWPRIAEGEEETMEMLMGMDMKPLPDSMVPNSKRCVACLQTDTPLWRNGPDGPKTLCNACGLKFRKEAMKVDTKLTLGPPDYIVKFSGRGRGDKPQPPPPAE encoded by the exons ATGGAAAGTGACATCATTGAAAACGCGCCGATATATAGGCCACAATGGCCTAGGATAGCCGAGGGAGAAGAAGAAACAATGGAGATGCTGATGGGAATGGACATGAAGCCCTTGCCCGACTCAATGGTGCCAAACTCGAAGAGGTGTGTGGCTTGCTTGCAAACCGACACACCGCTATGGCGAAATGGACCGGACGGACCCAAG ACATTGTGCAATGCGTGCGGATTGAAATTTAGGAAGGAGGCGATGAAGGTAGATACCAAATTGACGCTTGGTCCACCAGATTATATTGTGAAGTTTAGTGGGCGAGGAAGGGGAGACAAGCCACAGCCGCCGCCGCCGGctgaatga